Proteins encoded by one window of Arachis ipaensis cultivar K30076 chromosome B04, Araip1.1, whole genome shotgun sequence:
- the LOC107636661 gene encoding uncharacterized protein LOC107636661 produces the protein MNEKPADNHAEFMEAMANLANTMEANDAVTLQAVQRLGQLAGNGNGKGNGEGNANDNAEGNGDNTGGVPMTLATFLKVHPPTFLGSTNPTEADHWFHAMERALQVQHVPLNQYVEFSAYQQAGEAQPWWQAECHLLQLQNTDIPWEGDPETYESWRCVKYQRGLKDNIMSAVAPMGIRIFSDLVNKARVVEEYAKTVAASKDTHEGSSSHGCGKYFHPRGQSFTRGGYAPQGQGGFRKNNQNQFQYARGRGNQSKSSPDLACNCCGRFHPYDSCKIGLGGCFKCGLPGHIAKDCPRWRNQNTGQSQHQGRVFAVNAKDASKADPLMRVMTRSGCRQVGFKLESRDFVHDLIFLPMVGLKMILGFDWLSKNWVLLDCFERTIRFMPEGENGAVVATGYYLNSVMVYCSGKECQGYILFAANALGDAQNLDQIPVVKDFPEVFPEDIPEFPPQRKIEFVIELVLGARPVSIAPYRMTLIELAKLKTQLKELLNKKFIRLSVYP, from the exons ATGAATGAGAAACCAGCTGACAATCACGCCGAATTCATGGAGGCAATGGCGAATCTCGCTAATACCATGGAAGCTAATGATGCTGTaactctgcaagctgtgcagagaTTGGGCCAACTGGCCGGCAACGGAAATGGCAAGGGGAATGGCGAAGGGAATGCTAATGATAATGCTGAGGGTAATGGCGATAACACGGGAGGAGTTCCGATGACCTTGGCGAcgtttctcaaggttcatccacCAACTTTTCTAGGGTCCACAAATCCTACTGAAGCGGATCATTGGTTCCATGCTATGGAGCGTGCTTTACAGGTGCAACATGTTCCTCTCAATCAATATGTGGAATTTTCCGCTTATCAGCAAGCGGGAGAGGCCCAGCCTTGGTGGCAAGCTGAGTGTCATTTGCTACAGCTTCAGAACACCGACATTCCATGGGAG GGTGACCCGGAGACTTACGAGAGCTGGAGATGCGTTAAGTACCAGAGGGGTTTGAAGGACAACATTATGAGTGCTGTGGCTCCTATGGGGATCCGCATCTTCTCCGACTTGGTGAATAAGGCTAGAGTAGTGGAGGAGTATGCCAAGACCGTGGCAGCATCTAAGGACACTCATGAAGGGAGCTCTAGTCATGGGTGTGGCAagtattttcatccgagaggacaaAGCTTCACAAGAGGAGGATATGCACCTCAAGGCCAAGGGGGCTTCAGAAAGAACAATCAGAATCAGTTTCAGTATGCTAGGGGAagaggaaatcagagtaagaGTTCTCCGGATTTAGCTTGTAATTGTTGTGGACGTTTTCACCCTTATGACTCATGCAAGATTGGTTTAGGTGGTTGCTTCAAGTGTGGGTTGCCTGGCCACATTGCGAAGGATTGTCCTCGTTGGAGGAATCAGAATACGGGCCAGAGTCAACATCAAGGTCGAGTCTTTGCTGTGAATGCTAAGGATGCTTCTAAGGCAGATccgttgatgagag TTATGACTAGATCAGGTTGTagacaagtaggtttcaagcttgagAGTAGAGattttgtgcatgatttgatctTTTTACCAATGGTGGGGTTGAaaatgattttggggtttgattggttgtcgaagAACTGGGTTTTGTTGGATTGTTTTGAACGGACAATTCGGTTTATGCCGGAAGGAGAAAATGGAGCAGTGGTAGCTACGGGGtattacctgaactctgtaatggtgTATTGTAGTGGGAAggagtgtcagggttatattcTATTTGCTGCTAATGCGTTGGGTGATGCCCAGAATTTAGATCAGATACCGGTGGTTAAAGATTTTCCAGAAGTGTTCCCAGAAGATATCCCTGAGTTTCCACCTCAGAGGAAAATTGAATTTGTGATCGAATTGGTGCTGGGAGCCAGACCAGTGTCGATTGCGCCGTATAGAATGACTCTGATAGAGCTGGCAAAGTTAAAAACTCAGTTGAAAGAGCTTCTAAACAAGAAGTTTATTCGACTGAGTGTATACCCGTAG